Proteins encoded in a region of the Solanum dulcamara chromosome 9, daSolDulc1.2, whole genome shotgun sequence genome:
- the LOC129902535 gene encoding homeobox-DDT domain protein RLT1-like isoform X2, translated as MEDLSEVHSKYDKGLPEKNSKRIIKTRAQVEALEKLYEEHKYPTDELKADLAESSGLTEKQISGWFCHRRLKDKRLSNGELYVNGRQDRSSGVIQDHGSGFRQDSCGSTKQADDKKFDHREVESRRLTVPEFSTADMTYEVGTHFKGKSNCMDDESSRSSSSLRNECFSQNADPYDIATSRYISQNLPTDFKGVKPKNGPSGYLKVKGQVENAAITAVKRQLGRHYRLDGPPLGIDFDPLPPGAFESSAPNPVNEPYYSPEPVPACSPDMSNVYRRSNGFGSNSKSNSHDSDLDGLSFKRKSNSTYPEYRFNPKPKLKSEHPEWNSSLDMYEGSARKMPVDSRDSCKFMAKHGRGDIRTSTGSSNGLRSPYVGKVDGEQVKPRFSSHNEVSLKILEKEHLDRMPSDFKGSEYHNFGERELHKIVEKDHISGKRPVVDENCNLVRVKVQVPRHNEITVVKRATNEVPDHQDYLRRASMIGMPLQANHQISTAAEKPPSFSEDEETEDTSSFED; from the exons ATGGAAG ATTTAAGCGAAGTGCATTCTAAATATGATAAAGGTCTCCCTGAGAAAAACAGCAAAAGAATAATCAAGACACGTGCTCAGGTCGAAGCTCTAGAGAAACTTTATGAAG AACACAAGTACCCTACCGACGAGCTGAAAGCTGATCTGGCAGAGTCATCAGGGTTAACAGAAAAACAAATTTCTGGGTGGTTTTGTCACAGGCGGTTGAAGGACAAGAGGCTGTCGAACGGGGAACTATATGTAAATGGAAGACAAGATCGTTCGAGTGGTGTCATTCAGGATCATGGCAGTGGATTTAGGCAGGATTCTTGTGGCAGCACCAAGCAAGCGGATGATAAGAAATTTGATCATCGGGAAGTTGAGAGTAGAAGATTAACTGTCCCAGAATTCTCAACTGCAGATATGACTTATGAGGTTGGAACTCATTTTAAAGGAAAGTCTAATTGCATGGACGATGAATCTTCAAGAAGCAGCTCTTCATTACGGAATGAATGTTTTTCGCAAAATGCAGATCCATATGATATAGCAACTTCGAGATACATATCCCAGAATCTACCTACTGATTTTAAGGGAGTAAAACCAAAGAATGGGCCATCTGGGTATTTGAAAGTAAAGGGCCAGGTAGAGAATGCTGCAATTACTGCTGTGAAGAGGCAATTGGGGAGGCATTACCGACTGGATGGTCCACCACTTGGTATTGATTTTGATCCACTTCCTCCTGGTGCCTTTGAATCATCAGCGCCAAATCCTGTCAATG AGCCTTATTACTCTCCAGAACCTGTTCCAGCTTGCTCACCAGATATGTCCAATGTCTACAGGCGGTCAAAT GGATTCGGATCCAATTCCAAGTCCAACTCTCATGACTCTGATCTGGATGGTTTGAGCTTCAAAAGAAAATCCAATTCCACTTATCCTGAATATCGTTTCAACCCAAAGCCTAAGCTGAAGTCTGAACATCCTGAATGGAACTCATCATTAGACATGTATGAAGGTTCTGCAAGAAAAATGCCAGTTGATAGCAGAGACAGCTGTAAGTTTATGGCAAAACATGGACGTGGAGACATTAGAACTAGTACTGGTTCAAGCAATGGTCTTCGAAGTCCCTATGTTGGAAAAGTTGATGGGGAGCAAGTGAAACCTCGGTTCAGTAGCCATAATGAAGTGAGTCTTAAGATTTTGGAGAAGGAACATTTAGATCGCATGCCTTCTGATTTTAAGGGAAGCGAGTATCATAATTTCGGGGAGAGAGAGCTCCACAAAATAGTTGAAAAG GACCACATCAGCGGAAAGAGGCCAGTAGTTGATGAAAACTGTAATCTAGTTCGTGTGAAGGTTCAAGTTCCCCGGCACAATGAGATAACA GTTGTTAAACGAGCAACAAATGAAGTTCCTGACCATCAAGATTACTTGAGGAGAGCATCTATGATAGGAATGCCACTGCAGGCAAATCATCAGATAAG TACTGCTGCAGAGAAGCCACCTAGCTTTAGTGAAGATGAAGAAACAGAAGACACCAGTTCATTCGAGGATTAA
- the LOC129902535 gene encoding homeobox-DDT domain protein RLT1-like isoform X3: protein MENPISTDLSEVHSKYDKGLPEKNSKRIIKTRAQVEALEKLYEEHKYPTDELKADLAESSGLTEKQISGWFCHRRLKDKRLSNGELYVNGRQDRSSGVIQDHGSGFRQDSCGSTKQADDKKFDHREVESRRLTVPEFSTADMTYEVGTHFKGKSNCMDDESSRSSSSLRNECFSQNADPYDIATSRYISQNLPTDFKGVKPKNGPSGYLKVKGQVENAAITAVKRQLGRHYRLDGPPLGIDFDPLPPGAFESSAPNPVNEPVPACSPDMSNVYRRSNGFGSNSKSNSHDSDLDGLSFKRKSNSTYPEYRFNPKPKLKSEHPEWNSSLDMYEGSARKMPVDSRDSCKFMAKHGRGDIRTSTGSSNGLRSPYVGKVDGEQVKPRFSSHNEVSLKILEKEHLDRMPSDFKGSEYHNFGERELHKIVEKDHISGKRPVVDENCNLVRVKVQVPRHNEITVVKRATNEVPDHQDYLRRASMIGMPLQANHQISTAAEKPPSFSEDEETEDTSSFED, encoded by the exons ATGGAGAATCCGATTTCAACAG ATTTAAGCGAAGTGCATTCTAAATATGATAAAGGTCTCCCTGAGAAAAACAGCAAAAGAATAATCAAGACACGTGCTCAGGTCGAAGCTCTAGAGAAACTTTATGAAG AACACAAGTACCCTACCGACGAGCTGAAAGCTGATCTGGCAGAGTCATCAGGGTTAACAGAAAAACAAATTTCTGGGTGGTTTTGTCACAGGCGGTTGAAGGACAAGAGGCTGTCGAACGGGGAACTATATGTAAATGGAAGACAAGATCGTTCGAGTGGTGTCATTCAGGATCATGGCAGTGGATTTAGGCAGGATTCTTGTGGCAGCACCAAGCAAGCGGATGATAAGAAATTTGATCATCGGGAAGTTGAGAGTAGAAGATTAACTGTCCCAGAATTCTCAACTGCAGATATGACTTATGAGGTTGGAACTCATTTTAAAGGAAAGTCTAATTGCATGGACGATGAATCTTCAAGAAGCAGCTCTTCATTACGGAATGAATGTTTTTCGCAAAATGCAGATCCATATGATATAGCAACTTCGAGATACATATCCCAGAATCTACCTACTGATTTTAAGGGAGTAAAACCAAAGAATGGGCCATCTGGGTATTTGAAAGTAAAGGGCCAGGTAGAGAATGCTGCAATTACTGCTGTGAAGAGGCAATTGGGGAGGCATTACCGACTGGATGGTCCACCACTTGGTATTGATTTTGATCCACTTCCTCCTGGTGCCTTTGAATCATCAGCGCCAAATCCTGTCAATG AACCTGTTCCAGCTTGCTCACCAGATATGTCCAATGTCTACAGGCGGTCAAAT GGATTCGGATCCAATTCCAAGTCCAACTCTCATGACTCTGATCTGGATGGTTTGAGCTTCAAAAGAAAATCCAATTCCACTTATCCTGAATATCGTTTCAACCCAAAGCCTAAGCTGAAGTCTGAACATCCTGAATGGAACTCATCATTAGACATGTATGAAGGTTCTGCAAGAAAAATGCCAGTTGATAGCAGAGACAGCTGTAAGTTTATGGCAAAACATGGACGTGGAGACATTAGAACTAGTACTGGTTCAAGCAATGGTCTTCGAAGTCCCTATGTTGGAAAAGTTGATGGGGAGCAAGTGAAACCTCGGTTCAGTAGCCATAATGAAGTGAGTCTTAAGATTTTGGAGAAGGAACATTTAGATCGCATGCCTTCTGATTTTAAGGGAAGCGAGTATCATAATTTCGGGGAGAGAGAGCTCCACAAAATAGTTGAAAAG GACCACATCAGCGGAAAGAGGCCAGTAGTTGATGAAAACTGTAATCTAGTTCGTGTGAAGGTTCAAGTTCCCCGGCACAATGAGATAACA GTTGTTAAACGAGCAACAAATGAAGTTCCTGACCATCAAGATTACTTGAGGAGAGCATCTATGATAGGAATGCCACTGCAGGCAAATCATCAGATAAG TACTGCTGCAGAGAAGCCACCTAGCTTTAGTGAAGATGAAGAAACAGAAGACACCAGTTCATTCGAGGATTAA
- the LOC129902535 gene encoding homeobox-DDT domain protein RLT1-like isoform X1, protein MENPISTDLSEVHSKYDKGLPEKNSKRIIKTRAQVEALEKLYEEHKYPTDELKADLAESSGLTEKQISGWFCHRRLKDKRLSNGELYVNGRQDRSSGVIQDHGSGFRQDSCGSTKQADDKKFDHREVESRRLTVPEFSTADMTYEVGTHFKGKSNCMDDESSRSSSSLRNECFSQNADPYDIATSRYISQNLPTDFKGVKPKNGPSGYLKVKGQVENAAITAVKRQLGRHYRLDGPPLGIDFDPLPPGAFESSAPNPVNEPYYSPEPVPACSPDMSNVYRRSNGFGSNSKSNSHDSDLDGLSFKRKSNSTYPEYRFNPKPKLKSEHPEWNSSLDMYEGSARKMPVDSRDSCKFMAKHGRGDIRTSTGSSNGLRSPYVGKVDGEQVKPRFSSHNEVSLKILEKEHLDRMPSDFKGSEYHNFGERELHKIVEKDHISGKRPVVDENCNLVRVKVQVPRHNEITVVKRATNEVPDHQDYLRRASMIGMPLQANHQISTAAEKPPSFSEDEETEDTSSFED, encoded by the exons ATGGAGAATCCGATTTCAACAG ATTTAAGCGAAGTGCATTCTAAATATGATAAAGGTCTCCCTGAGAAAAACAGCAAAAGAATAATCAAGACACGTGCTCAGGTCGAAGCTCTAGAGAAACTTTATGAAG AACACAAGTACCCTACCGACGAGCTGAAAGCTGATCTGGCAGAGTCATCAGGGTTAACAGAAAAACAAATTTCTGGGTGGTTTTGTCACAGGCGGTTGAAGGACAAGAGGCTGTCGAACGGGGAACTATATGTAAATGGAAGACAAGATCGTTCGAGTGGTGTCATTCAGGATCATGGCAGTGGATTTAGGCAGGATTCTTGTGGCAGCACCAAGCAAGCGGATGATAAGAAATTTGATCATCGGGAAGTTGAGAGTAGAAGATTAACTGTCCCAGAATTCTCAACTGCAGATATGACTTATGAGGTTGGAACTCATTTTAAAGGAAAGTCTAATTGCATGGACGATGAATCTTCAAGAAGCAGCTCTTCATTACGGAATGAATGTTTTTCGCAAAATGCAGATCCATATGATATAGCAACTTCGAGATACATATCCCAGAATCTACCTACTGATTTTAAGGGAGTAAAACCAAAGAATGGGCCATCTGGGTATTTGAAAGTAAAGGGCCAGGTAGAGAATGCTGCAATTACTGCTGTGAAGAGGCAATTGGGGAGGCATTACCGACTGGATGGTCCACCACTTGGTATTGATTTTGATCCACTTCCTCCTGGTGCCTTTGAATCATCAGCGCCAAATCCTGTCAATG AGCCTTATTACTCTCCAGAACCTGTTCCAGCTTGCTCACCAGATATGTCCAATGTCTACAGGCGGTCAAAT GGATTCGGATCCAATTCCAAGTCCAACTCTCATGACTCTGATCTGGATGGTTTGAGCTTCAAAAGAAAATCCAATTCCACTTATCCTGAATATCGTTTCAACCCAAAGCCTAAGCTGAAGTCTGAACATCCTGAATGGAACTCATCATTAGACATGTATGAAGGTTCTGCAAGAAAAATGCCAGTTGATAGCAGAGACAGCTGTAAGTTTATGGCAAAACATGGACGTGGAGACATTAGAACTAGTACTGGTTCAAGCAATGGTCTTCGAAGTCCCTATGTTGGAAAAGTTGATGGGGAGCAAGTGAAACCTCGGTTCAGTAGCCATAATGAAGTGAGTCTTAAGATTTTGGAGAAGGAACATTTAGATCGCATGCCTTCTGATTTTAAGGGAAGCGAGTATCATAATTTCGGGGAGAGAGAGCTCCACAAAATAGTTGAAAAG GACCACATCAGCGGAAAGAGGCCAGTAGTTGATGAAAACTGTAATCTAGTTCGTGTGAAGGTTCAAGTTCCCCGGCACAATGAGATAACA GTTGTTAAACGAGCAACAAATGAAGTTCCTGACCATCAAGATTACTTGAGGAGAGCATCTATGATAGGAATGCCACTGCAGGCAAATCATCAGATAAG TACTGCTGCAGAGAAGCCACCTAGCTTTAGTGAAGATGAAGAAACAGAAGACACCAGTTCATTCGAGGATTAA